TTGAAACCGACCAGCGGGCCTGCAGTTGATTGCCGCAAAAATCGAGTTCGGCTATAAGTCCGACTTTGCGCATGGCTGCCGCCGCCTCAAAGGCTGCATTAACTGCCTCCGCCGAGCCTCCTGCAGCTTTCACAGATACGGTCTTCTCAGCCTTTTGCTGCGACCATGGCTTCACCATGGCTGTAACGGTATCCAGGTAGAAGGCGAAGCCGCAGGCGGGTATATCCTGACCGCCTACCAGGCCTATCAGGTTATCGTACCTGCCCCCGCTGCATATCCTGTCCCCGCCCGAGGTTATCTTAAAACACAGGCCTGTGTAGTATTCAAAGCCCCTGATGGAGGTAAAGTCTATGGAGTAGCTCACCTGCATTTTGTCCAGCAATGCGGTAACGGCAGCGAAGCCGTCGATCTCTTTTTTAACACTTTTTGAGACGGCGGGCATAGCCTTGAGGTTGGCCAGAAAACCGCTTGATCTGCCCTTCAGCTTAATAAGCGTGGCGATGGCGTTGACCACTTCCTTATTCTTGCTTTTAACACCGGAAAATGCCTGCCAGTTTCCTTCGAGGATATCGTCGAGCAGAGCGGCCTTGCTGTCGCCGTCCAGCTTGAGCTCCCCGATAAGAGCTTTCAGAATGCCGGCATGCGATAGCTTGAGTTCAGGTTTTGTTAATCCCATCGCACCTGCAATCTCCAGGGCCAGGGTGATCACTTCGGCGTCTGCGGCCCGGTCGCAATCTCCCAGGAGTTCCACCCCGCACTGCCATTTTTCGCGGTTCTCACGTCCTGTCTCCTCAAATGCAAAGACGTTGGTGATATAGTAGAGACGGGCTATCTTCTGGTTTGCGAGGTTCTCGCTGTAAAGCCGGGCGGCGGGTATAGTCCCATCGGGACGCAGAACGACTCGCTCGCCTCCCCAGCCATCCCAGTCGAGGAAGGAGTAGACACGCCCCAGCATAGCGGGCGTCAATGTCCCCGCCGCGGTAAAAAGATGTATATATTCCAGGGTGGGTGTCCTGATCTCGCGGTAACCCCAGTTTAAACACGAATTGCGGAAGGCATCCTCAACCTGCCTGAAACGCTCCATATCATCCGGCAGCAGGTCGCGGGCCCCTTTACATCTCTGACTTTCCATAACTATTTATCCTTTCCATAAAACGAGATAATTCTACACTAATGGTATCGCAGCTACAATTGCTGTCTTTACGGCGTTTCTGATATACAATATACGCATGACTGCAAGAAAGATATTCCGCATATTTTATGTTTCGCTGTTCCTTGTTGGGCTGGCGCTTTCAATAGCCGGCTGTAACGCTGTCCCTGAATCAGGGCAGATCCGTGTCCTGGAGGTCAGGGGTAATATTGTGCCCGTTGTTGCCGACTATATCAGCCGCGGAATAGCCGAGGCTGAGGAAAGAGGCGACACCGTCGTTATCATTACCCTGGATACACCCGGCGGTCTGCTGGATTCCACTGAGAGGATAGTCAAAAGCATCATGAACGCCAGGGTGCCGGTCGTTATATATGTATCGCCTCATGGCGCCTGGGCGGCTTCGGCGGGCACATTCATTACTGTATCTGCTCATCTCTCCGCTATGGCCCCTGCCACCAGCCTGGGGGCTGCGCACCCGGTGAGTGTGGGGGAGGAGATGCCCGAAGATGTGCAGAAGAAGGCGACCGAGTACTCGGCGGCCTGGATACAGAGCATAGCTGAGAAACGCGGGCGTGATCCCTCGCTGGTTGAGGCTGCCGTGAGGGAGAGTAGATCATTCACCGCTTCAGAAGCAGTCGAGAAAAAGCTCGTCGATTTCCAGGCCGATGATCTGGACAGTGTCATAAAGCAGATCAACGGCAGAAAAGTAACGCTGGCGAACGGCATCGAAGTGACTATTGATACAGAAGGGGCCGAAGTAAGCAGAAGCGACATGACGCTGGTGGAGAAGATACTCCAGGTCATCAGCCATCCCAATGTTGCATACATATTGCTTACGCTGGCTTCCATAGGACTGATTACGGAGATCTCCAATCCCGGGCTGATCTTCCCCGGCGTGATCGGCGGCATATGTCTTTTACTGGCATTCTACTCACTGGGTGTATTGAATGCGGGCTGGGCCGGCCTGT
This genomic window from Dehalococcoidia bacterium contains:
- a CDS encoding ATP phosphoribosyltransferase regulatory subunit, which codes for MESQRCKGARDLLPDDMERFRQVEDAFRNSCLNWGYREIRTPTLEYIHLFTAAGTLTPAMLGRVYSFLDWDGWGGERVVLRPDGTIPAARLYSENLANQKIARLYYITNVFAFEETGRENREKWQCGVELLGDCDRAADAEVITLALEIAGAMGLTKPELKLSHAGILKALIGELKLDGDSKAALLDDILEGNWQAFSGVKSKNKEVVNAIATLIKLKGRSSGFLANLKAMPAVSKSVKKEIDGFAAVTALLDKMQVSYSIDFTSIRGFEYYTGLCFKITSGGDRICSGGRYDNLIGLVGGQDIPACGFAFYLDTVTAMVKPWSQQKAEKTVSVKAAGGSAEAVNAAFEAAAAMRKVGLIAELDFCGNQLQARWSVSIGTRPASFTLVDNFKKTRKKVSAVGEVINIIGGFSKLAR
- a CDS encoding nodulation protein NfeD; the encoded protein is MTARKIFRIFYVSLFLVGLALSIAGCNAVPESGQIRVLEVRGNIVPVVADYISRGIAEAEERGDTVVIITLDTPGGLLDSTERIVKSIMNARVPVVIYVSPHGAWAASAGTFITVSAHLSAMAPATSLGAAHPVSVGEEMPEDVQKKATEYSAAWIQSIAEKRGRDPSLVEAAVRESRSFTASEAVEKKLVDFQADDLDSVIKQINGRKVTLANGIEVTIDTEGAEVSRSDMTLVEKILQVISHPNVAYILLTLASIGLITEISNPGLIFPGVIGGICLLLAFYSLGVLNAGWAGLLLLLLAFGLFVTEIFVPAYGILTTGGIVSLIIGSLILFSESEASMQFDTSLIVYVAIFLALFMAFLVWAVVRGQKRKVTTGKEGMIGQVAEVKTALEPVGMVQVEGELWKAELDEGLAHPGEEVIIQKVDNLKLYVTRKK